The following is a genomic window from Bacillus sp. FJAT-52991.
GTTTGCTCGAAATCTGGTGTAATGAATGTCTCATACTGTTTAGAGGCAAGAGTGAAACTCCATAGTCCTCCTGGATACGTTGGAACTACCGCTAAATATTGCTTTGTAATCGGGAATAATTGCTGCAACGAGCGATATGTGTTTTCCATGACCTCGCGATAAAACAAAGGAGATTCACTTTGACAAACCATTAAGCCATCTTCTTTTAGTGCGTGAAACACATTTTCGTAAAAATCAAATTCAAATAATTGTGTCGCTGGTCCAACAGGGTCTGACGAGTCAACAATGATGACATCGAATTCGTTTTTATGATCCTTCATATACTGAATTCCGTCTGCGAAAAGATAGCGGACGCGTTCATCCTCAAGTCCGGCTGACACGCCTGTCAAATGCTCCTTGCTCGCGTGGACAACTAATTCATCAATTTCACAAAAATACAATTCTTCCACTTGTTTGTACTTAATGACTTCTCTTGCAGCACCGCAATCTCCTCCTCCGATAATTAATACTTTTTTTGGATGAGGATGGATATGTAATGGCACATGGGTAATCATTTCATTATAAATATACCCATCTTGTTCAGTTGATTGAACAACTCCATCTAACACTAGCATTCTGCCAAAATCATACGTATCCACAATCATAATATGTTGAAACGGCGATTGCGCGGTATAGATCATTTCTTTAATTCGATAGCTCACTTTTAAATTGTCGCGATCGTCCTCGATCAACCACATTTCTCCGTCGATTTCATGAACATATGGTGGGATGCTTGTTTGCTTCATGATGCAACCTCCTATAATTTACTTTTCTACCATTTATATTAGTGAAATATTGTCTAGATCGCAATGATAAAAAGATTGAAGATTAATTTTTTAAAAAAAGTTTGACATGTGAAAAATTGATGCATATGATAAAGATATCAAAAATTTGCACTAAGGAAACTTTGTGATAGTCGTCCAAAATATAGGATGGAGGTACAGGATGATGAGCCAGTTCATTGCTCTAAATGAAGCGAAAATCGGTGACGTGATTAAAATCAATCAGCTCGATATTACAGGTACGATGAGAAGAAGACTACTAGATTTAGGGTTTGTACCATCGGCTGAGGTAAAAATTTTACAAAAAAGTCCACTTGGCGATCCGATGGCCTTTTGGGTTAGTCATACGACGATTGCGCTTCGAAAAGAAGAGAGCTCTAAAATTTACGGGGAGGTGGTTAGAAGTGAAGTATAGAATTGCTTTAGCAGGTAACCCAAATGTCGGGAAGAGCACGTTGTTCAATGGGCTGACAGGATTGAAACAACACACAGGCAATTGGCCAGGGAAAACAGTGATGCATGCAGAAGGAGAATTTTCCTTTAAGGGGAAAGACTACACGATCATTGATCTACCTGGGACGTATTCACTTTTTTCCAACTCAGCTGATGAAGAGGTGGCTAGAGACTATATCGTCTTGGAACGTCCAGATCTGACCATTGTCCTATTGGATGCTACTTCGATTGAACGGAATTTAAATTTAGCACTGCAAGTATTAGAGATGACCGACAAGGTGATTGTATGTATTAACTTAATTGATGAAGCGACGAAAAAGGGGATTTTCATTGATGAGCGAGCGTTAATGAATAAACTTGGCGTTCCAGTGATCAAAATTTCCGCTCGTAATAAAGTGGGGATCGACCAGTTACTAGATACGGTCGACCGCATGATTGAGGGAAAGATTACGAACGCTCCTTACCGAATGGAGTACTCTCAAGAAATAGAAGAAAAGATTGCTATGTTGATTCCTTCTATTGAAAAAATATTCGATCTAGACATTCCGGCACGTTGGTTAGCTTTACGTCTTCTTGATGGGGATGAATCTCTATTCCAAGCTTATTTTGACAAAAAAGGGAGACAACAGAAGGGGGAAAGGCAACATGACATCGCTTATCAAACAAACACCCACCAATTATAATGAACTGTTTCAGTTAGCCCAATCATTGTCTAATGAGGGGATTCGTGATGAAGTCGTCACTAATATGTATGAAACATCAAAAGAGATTTGTAAGAAAGCGGTCGCTTATAAAGATCTGGAGAAAGTGAAACAAACGGAAAAGCTTGATAAGATTTTCACCTCGAAAATATGGGGTTTCCCGATTATGCTTTCGATGTTAGGTATCATTTTTTATCTTACGATTGCTGGGGCAAACGTTCCTTCGGGGATGCTTGCGGATATGTTTAACTGGTTTGAAGGGTATTTAACGACCTTTTTCGCTTGGATGAATGCGCCGGATTGGTTATACGGTGTGCTTGTGCTCGGTTTTTATCGGGGAACTGCTTGGGTAGTAAGTGTGATGCTGCCGCCGATGGCCATCTTTTTCCCGGTGTTTGCCTTGTTGGAAAATTACGGATACCTTCCGCGTGTTGCCTTTAATATGGATCGATTATTTAAAGGAGCCGGAGCACATGGAAAACAATCGTTAACGATGGCAATGGGATTCGGCTGTAACGCGGCGGCGATCATGTCGACGAGAATTATTGAATCGCCACGTGAGCGGATGCTAGCGATTTTAACGAATAACTTTGTTCCTTGTAATGGTCGATGGCCGACGTTAATCTTGCTTGCTTCCTTATTTATGGCGACTGGTTTTTCTGGAACGATGGGCACGCTGGTCACGGCTGGCGTTGTGATGGGCATGGTACTTTTCGGCATCGTTGTGACGTTAACCGTTTCATGGGTATTATCGAAAACAGCTTTAAAGGGAGTCCCGACTCATTATACATTGGAGCTACCTCCTTATCGCCGTCCGAAATTTTGGAATACCGTTATTCGTGCGACATTGGATAAATCATTGTTCGTATTAAAAAGAGCGGTCATCATTGCGGCCCCTGCCGGCGTGTTTACTTGGATCGCCGCCAATATTTTTATTGGGGATACGAGTGTGTTAATGCATATCGTCAACTTCCTTGATCCCTTTGCTCAAACATTAGGATTAGACGGCTTTATCTTAATGGCTTTTATCTTAGGAATGCCAGCGAATGAGATTGTGT
Proteins encoded in this region:
- a CDS encoding FeoA family protein → MMSQFIALNEAKIGDVIKINQLDITGTMRRRLLDLGFVPSAEVKILQKSPLGDPMAFWVSHTTIALRKEESSKIYGEVVRSEV
- a CDS encoding FeoB small GTPase domain-containing protein, which codes for MKYRIALAGNPNVGKSTLFNGLTGLKQHTGNWPGKTVMHAEGEFSFKGKDYTIIDLPGTYSLFSNSADEEVARDYIVLERPDLTIVLLDATSIERNLNLALQVLEMTDKVIVCINLIDEATKKGIFIDERALMNKLGVPVIKISARNKVGIDQLLDTVDRMIEGKITNAPYRMEYSQEIEEKIAMLIPSIEKIFDLDIPARWLALRLLDGDESLFQAYFDKKGRQQKGERQHDIAYQTNTHQL
- the speE gene encoding polyamine aminopropyltransferase produces the protein MKQTSIPPYVHEIDGEMWLIEDDRDNLKVSYRIKEMIYTAQSPFQHIMIVDTYDFGRMLVLDGVVQSTEQDGYIYNEMITHVPLHIHPHPKKVLIIGGGDCGAAREVIKYKQVEELYFCEIDELVVHASKEHLTGVSAGLEDERVRYLFADGIQYMKDHKNEFDVIIVDSSDPVGPATQLFEFDFYENVFHALKEDGLMVCQSESPLFYREVMENTYRSLQQLFPITKQYLAVVPTYPGGLWSFTLASKQYETFITPDFEQTTKYFNQEILQASFALPSFMKK
- a CDS encoding nucleoside recognition domain-containing protein, with translation MTSLIKQTPTNYNELFQLAQSLSNEGIRDEVVTNMYETSKEICKKAVAYKDLEKVKQTEKLDKIFTSKIWGFPIMLSMLGIIFYLTIAGANVPSGMLADMFNWFEGYLTTFFAWMNAPDWLYGVLVLGFYRGTAWVVSVMLPPMAIFFPVFALLENYGYLPRVAFNMDRLFKGAGAHGKQSLTMAMGFGCNAAAIMSTRIIESPRERMLAILTNNFVPCNGRWPTLILLASLFMATGFSGTMGTLVTAGVVMGMVLFGIVVTLTVSWVLSKTALKGVPTHYTLELPPYRRPKFWNTVIRATLDKSLFVLKRAVIIAAPAGVFTWIAANIFIGDTSVLMHIVNFLDPFAQTLGLDGFILMAFILGMPANEIVLPILMMGYLSTGAMTEVEDLNAIKQIFLDHNWTWLTALNMMLFSLLHFPCGTTLINIYKETKSKKWTFVAFALPTAIAIAVTFVVAQVVRGFGWV